In Syntrophotaleaceae bacterium, the DNA window TACGAACGATGAAGTACTTTTCCAGGCCGGAGTTAAAGACTCCTTCTTCTCCGGCGAGCTTACTTCTGCCATAAACGGAAAGCGGCCCCGGTAAATCTGACTCCCGGTAAGGAATATCCTTCTCTCCGGAAAAGACGTAATCGGATGATACGTGCACGAGGGTTGACCCTGTTTCGCCTGCTGCCAAAGCCAGGTTTTTGGGCCCCTCCCCATTCACTGCCATGGCCGTTTCAGCCTGCGCCTCGCATTCATCCACCCGGGTGTAGGAGGCGCAGTTGATAACGATATCGGGCCGCAGATCCCGCAGAACCCTGAATACCAGTCCGGCGTCGGTAATGTCGATTTCGGGGCGGGAGAGCACATGCACCTGATAAGCTGCCGGTGCAGCTTTCAAAACGGCCTGAGCCAACATGCCGCGGCCGCCGACAAGGGCTATTTTCGCAGGATGTCGCATCTTCAGAGAGCCGCGAACAGTTGTTCGGAATTGGGCCCACAGGATCCGTTTAGAATCGCTTTGTACCATGACCGGTTGTCCAAATACCACTTCACGGTCATGCGAAGACCTTCATCGAAGGTTACAGAGGGTTCCCATCCCAGTTCACTTTTGATGCGGCCGGCATCGATCGCGTAACGTCGATCGTGCCCGAACCTGTCCTCGACAAAACGGATCAAATCCTGACGGCGTTTTCCTGAGGGAAGGGGTCCCGCCATTTCATCGATCAGATCACAAATACGTCGTACCACCTCGATGTTCAGCTTTTCACAATCCCCGCCGATATTATAGGTCCGCCCGATCATCCCTCTCTTCAGAACAGTCAACAGGGCTTCGCAGTGATCCCCGACAAACAACCAATCCCGTATATTCCCGCCATCCCCGTACACAGGCAACTCTTTACCATGCGAGGCGTTGTTGATCATCAGGGGAATGAGTTTTTCGGGGAATTGATAAGGACCATAGTTGTTGGAGCAGTTGGTAATAAGCACCGGCAGATCATAGGTATGGTGATAGGCTCTGACCAGGTGATCGGATGAAGCCTTGCTGGCTGAGTAGGGGGAGCGGGGGTCATAGGGGGTAAGTTCGGAAAACAACCCGGCTTCACCGAGGGAGCCGTAAACCTCGTCGGTTGAAACATGAAGAAAACGGCATTTCTCTCCCTTGCCCGACCATGCCTTGCGTGCTGCTTCCAGCAAAGTGAAGGTCCCCACGACATTGGTTTGGATAAAGGCGGCGGGGCTGGAGATACTGCGGTCGACATGGGATTCGGCGGCAAAATGGACCACCGTGTTTATTCCCTCATCGCAAAAAATTTTGTCGACCAGTTCTGCATCGCAAATGTCGCCGTTATAAAAACAATAGCGGGGATCAGACGCTACATCGGTAAGATTATGCGCGTTCCCGGCATAAGTGAGTTTATCCAGGTTGATGATTTGCGCTTCTGGGAAAGCTGCAAGCGTTAAGCGAATAAAGTTGGACCCGATGAAACCGCATCCTCCAGTGACAAGGATTTTTTCCACGATTTGCTCCCATCGCATTCAAGAACATACAGCCGCTCTCTTAACCCCCCCATTACCTCGCGCATTATAATCGGAGTCGGCGCAATGGGAAAGGTTAATGGGCTGCAACAACGGCTCTTCGCCAAATCCTGCCATTATTGCAGGGGCAAATCTGAATAAAAACGGCCGCAGAAAGACGGGGGCCGATCAGGCCCAAACCGAAGGTCCCGCAATATTTCCCATATAGGCCCCCATGTGCAGAGCATGCCTGTGTAATCGAGCTAGGTCAAGAACCTTGAGGCTCGACCAGTCTCAATTGCTTCCCTGACTTACAGATCTGAGTATCTTATTTTGAATGGCAGGGAGGTTGAAGGAAATTCCCCCTGCGCTCCCTGCCGAATCTTCATCTCGTTCGAAAATTCGGATCCGGACCGGTCTGAAAAAAACCGTTTCCCCCATCTGCAAACCCAATCGAAGATACTCCTCACGAGGCAAATCGACCTTCACAATATCTCCGTTATCGATCCGCCGTAACTCGAGGCGTGGCAAGGGGCCGGCGCCCTGCACAAATTGAACAAGAGCCTTGATATCCGAACAGCTCTCGACGCGTCGTCCGACCTGTATATCCCCCGGCCGCACATATCCAATAACCGGCTTTCTTTGTTCGGTCCCAAATGCGATGGCTCGTCCATCTTCCACTTGCCGGCAATCAAACAGGTTAACATTGCCCAAAAACCTGAAAACAAAAGGATTAGCCGGTTTTTCATAGACTTCTTCTGGAGTCCCGACCTGCTCTATCCGACCCTGATTCATGACCACGACTCGATCGGCCACCTCCAGGGCCTCTTCCTGATCATGGGTAACGAAAACGCTTGTCACATGGATCTCATCATGAAGTCTCCGCAACCAGTGGCGCAATTCCTGTCGCACTTTGGCATCCAGAGCTCCGAAAGGCTCATCGAGAAGCAAGACTTTGGGTTCGGTGGCGAGAGCGCGCGCCAATGCCACCCGCTGTCGCTGTCCTCCTGAGAGGTGAGCAGGATAATGATCTGCCAGATTCTCCAACTGGATCAGCTGCAGCAACTCGTTGACCCTTTTGTGTATGCGCGCCTTTTCCAGTCTTTCCCGTTTCGGTTTTACAGTCAGGCCGAAAGCGATGTTGTCAAATACAGTCATATGGCGAAACAGGGCATAATGCTGAAACACGAATCCCACCTGCCGGTCACGCACATGGCGGCGCGTCGCCTCTTGTCCGGAAAAAAGAATGCAGCCACTGTCGGGCCTCTCCAGTCCCGCAATGACACGTAATAAGGTCGTTTTTCCTGAACCCGACGGGCCAAGCAGAGCAACAAGCTCTCCGGATACAACCTGCAGGTCAACCTGATCCAAAGCTTTAAAAGAACCGAAGTTTTTGGATATTTTTTCTATTTTTATCCCCATGGATCAATTCTCCCCGATGTGTGTTCTGTTTGCTGGCGAACCTTGTGATCGAGAAGTGTTTTGGCGGCCAGGGTGAACAGAGCCAAAATAGCCAGTAGAGAGGCAACGGCAAAGGCAGCGACAAAGTTGTACTCGTTGTAGAGGATTTCCACGTGCAGTGGAACAGTATTGGTCAAACCCCGTATATGACCGGAAACAACCGACACCGCTCCAAACTCGCCCATCGCGCGCGCATTGCACAAGATCACCCCGTAAAGAACTCCCCAGATGATATTGGGCAGCGTTATTCTGAAAAAGACCGTCCAGCCGCCGGCACCTAGGACAATTGCAGCTTCCTCCTCTTCATTTCCTTGAGCTTGCATCAACGGAACCAGTTCGCGTGCGACAAAAGGGAAGGTCACGAAGAGCGTCGCCAAAATGATGCCTGGAACGGCAAAGACGATCTTCAAATCATGGGCAGCCAGCCAAGGGCCCAACCACCCCTGCAATCCAAAAAGGAGTGCATAGATCATCCCTGAAATCACCGGAGAAACGGAAAATGGCAAATCAATCAAGGTATTCAACAAACTCTTTCCGCGAAATTCAAATTTGGCGATTGCCCAGGAAGCAGCAATCCCGAAAACAAGATTCAGTGGAACGCTGATGGCCGCCGTGAACAGGGTCAAGCGTACTGCCGCCAGAGCATCAGGCTCAGTTATCGCGGTCCAGTAAACCGACAAACCTTTCTCAAGGGCCTGGACAAAAACGGCTGCCAGAGGTACGACAAGAAACAGGCAGAGAAAGCCAAGTGCCAGCATCGTCAAGAGCCACCTGATTCCCACATTCTCGGTTAACACATCAGGTGAAGGATGGGATACTGTCGAATGAATAGGCATACAAATCTCCTTCAGCCCCCACACCTGCGCCGGCTGTACCATTGAATCAGATTGATACACAGCAGAATCAAGAATGAGGAGGTGAGCATGACGGTGGCAATAGCGGAGGCACCGGCATAGTCGTATTGCTCGAGCTTGGTTATTATCAGCAAAGGCATGATTTCAGAAATCATCGGCACATTTCCGGCGATAAAGATAACCGACCCGTACTCACCGATCGCCCGGGCATAGGCGAGGGCGAACCCGCTCAGTAGCGCCGGTGCGATAGACGGCCAGATGATCCGGGAGAAGGTCTGCCAGCGGTTGGCACCCAAACAGGCGGCAGCTTCCTCCAACTCCGGTTCCAGATCCTCCAGCACTGGCTGCACGGTACGTACTACGAAAGGCAACCCGATAAATGTCAAAGCGATCACGATTCCAAGAGGCGTATAGGCCACCTTCAAGCCCAAGGGTTCCAAAAAACGCCCTATCCAGCCATGGGAGGAATAAAGACCTGCCAATGTTATGCCCGCAACCGCTGTAGGAAGAGCAAAGGGAAGATCTACGAGCGCATCCACCACGCGCTTCCCGGGCAGAGGGTAGCGAACTAAAACCCAAGCGACCAGTAATCCGAAAAAGGCATTTAGCAGAGCTGCTAAAAATGCGGCGCCAAAAGTCAGGCGAAAGGAAGCCAACACTCTTGCAGAACTTGCGGTTGCCCAAAATTCACCCCAGGTCAGATGAACCGTTTTCAGCAAGAGACCGGAAAGTGGCAGCAGGACAATCAAGGTCAGGTATAAAAGCGTAAATCCCATGGTCACTCCAAAACCTGGAATTACACTATGTTTTCTTTTAAAAAAACTCATAACAGTATTTCCAATACAGTACGTTTACTTTACAAGGCTGCGCCATAAATCTGATCGAACACCCCACCATCATCGAAATGTAACTTCTGAGCTGCCTGCCATCCATTGAACAATTCATCGATTGTAAACAAATCAACTTTCGGGAATCTCTGTAGATCATGGACATCTGCATGCTGCGGCAAGGCCGGTCGATAATAGTGCCTGGCAGCAAGTTTTTGCCCAACGGGACTGAAAAGGTAGTCCAGATACGCCTTGGCTACCTCTTTTGTACCATGCTTGGCAACCACCTTATCCATGAGCGCCACCGGCGGTTCCGCCAGAATTGAGACACTGGGAACAATAATCTCGAACTTGTCCGGCCCCAGTTCGTTAACCGCAAGGAAGGCTTCATTCTCCCAGGCCAAAAGCACATCGCCCATGCCTCGCCTGACAAATGTCGTCGTGGCTCCGCGGGCACCGGAATCAAGGATTGGCACATTGCGGTATAACCGTGTGACGAACGCCCTGGCATTCTTTTCATCATTCTTGTATTTTTTCAGGGCATACCCCCAGGCAGCCAGATAATTCCATCGAGCACCGCCGGATGTTTTCGGGTTCGGCGTAATGACCGAAACGCCTGGTCTGACCAGATCATTCCAATCCACGATTTTTTTGGGATTGCCCTTGCGTACCAGAAATACGATGGTCGAGGTGTATGGAGAGCTGTTGTGGGGAAGACGTTTTTGCCAATCTGAAGGCAGGAACCCGGTCTTTTTGGCAATGGCATCAATATCATATGCAAGGGCCAGCGTTACGACATCGGCTTCCAATCCATCGATAACCGCCCGGGCCTGCTTTCCGGCCCCCCCATGTGACTGGCGAACGGTAACGATGTTTCCGGTTTTTTCCTTCCAATACTGAGCGAAAGCGACGTTATATTCCTGATAAAGTTCCCGCGTTGGGTCATAGGATACATTGAGGAGTTTTATTTCCTCCGCCCAACCTGCGTGGCTCAAATACAGTCCAAAAATCAATGCAAACGCGAAAATTCCGAACCAATTCCTGCTTTTCATATCATGTCTCCTGAATAGTGGTGGCAATCCAACAAAAGCAGCAACCATACCAAAACCTAAATCACTGTTTTATTTAAGATTTTGAAAAAAAATGATTTTCCCTATCATATATGATAGAATTTTTCGCCATATATGACTGGAGGTCTTGAAATATGACGAAAGAGCAGCAAAAATTTTTTATCACGCTCTGGAAAAAAGTCGCCAGACATGCATCCCTGGAGTCATTACTGGATTTTTCCGGTGAATTTTTTGAGAATTCCGGGTTTCAGCTGCAACTGCATCTGTATGAAACAGATTTGGCCCGGAGGCAAATAGGCCTGCTTGCCAGACGTACCAACAGGCCCACTACACCGGAACCGGTCTGGAGTGATCAAAGCTTTCAATGCTTCACCGGAAATTTCACTAACGGAAGGTCTATCCATGGCCTGGCAGCGGACGCTCCGATCCTGATGCAGGGTTTACTTTTCAGACCGCCACTGGGGGAATTCTGGATCGGGCCCCTTTCCGGACAGGAATATCCACCGGGCCTACTGCTGGTTACCGCCCACGCTCTTCCCAAACCGGTCCTGAAAACCTGTGAACAGCTCGCCGAAGCATTCGGTGTGGCTTTTCAAAACCACCGGCAATGGCAGGAACTGAAAAAACTGCGGGAGGCCGCCGAGGCAGATCGGCAGAAACTTTTGTTTCGACTTGACAGACAGGATATCAGCGATTCAATCGTAGGCTCCGAAACCGGGTTAAGGACCGTCATGGAGCGTGTCGGGCAGGTCAGCCAGGCCGATGTCCCTGTGCTGCTGTTGGGCGAAACCGGGTCGGGCAAAGAAGTCGTGGCTCGAGCCGTACACACGCTTTCGCCGCGCAAGGAAGGGCCTTTCATTCGGGTAAATTGCGGGGCCATCCCTCCGCAACTTATCGATTCACAACTGTTCGGGCATGAACGAGGCAGCTTTACCGGCGCTCACAGTTCACAAAAAGGATGGTTTGAGCGGGCCGACGGAGGCACCCTTTTTCTGGATGAAATCGCTGAGTTGCCCCTTCCCGCCCAGGTTCGTCTGCTGCGCATTCTGCAGGATGGCACTTTTGAAAGGGTCGGTGGGCAAAAATCCATCAAAACAGACCTTCGAATCGTCGCCGCAACTCATCGCGATTTACGAGAAATGGTTCGGCAGGGAAGCT includes these proteins:
- a CDS encoding sigma-54 dependent transcriptional regulator; this encodes MQGLLFRPPLGEFWIGPLSGQEYPPGLLLVTAHALPKPVLKTCEQLAEAFGVAFQNHRQWQELKKLREAAEADRQKLLFRLDRQDISDSIVGSETGLRTVMERVGQVSQADVPVLLLGETGSGKEVVARAVHTLSPRKEGPFIRVNCGAIPPQLIDSQLFGHERGSFTGAHSSQKGWFERADGGTLFLDEIAELPLPAQVRLLRILQDGTFERVGGQKSIKTDLRIVAATHRDLREMVRQGSFREDLWYRIAVFVIPIPPLRERREDIPALATHFALGAAKRLGAPPLIPTSEDMQYLMNYPWPGNIRELAAVIERAAILGNGSCLKIRQALGSEFCPHLEDPFATTQPTVHTAKIETLDQAMARHIKTALQKTAGRIDGPSGAAGLLSINPSTLRARMRKLGIAGKNNRQAGQRQEEF
- a CDS encoding sulfate ABC transporter ATP-binding protein, whose product is MGIKIEKISKNFGSFKALDQVDLQVVSGELVALLGPSGSGKTTLLRVIAGLERPDSGCILFSGQEATRRHVRDRQVGFVFQHYALFRHMTVFDNIAFGLTVKPKRERLEKARIHKRVNELLQLIQLENLADHYPAHLSGGQRQRVALARALATEPKVLLLDEPFGALDAKVRQELRHWLRRLHDEIHVTSVFVTHDQEEALEVADRVVVMNQGRIEQVGTPEEVYEKPANPFVFRFLGNVNLFDCRQVEDGRAIAFGTEQRKPVIGYVRPGDIQVGRRVESCSDIKALVQFVQGAGPLPRLELRRIDNGDIVKVDLPREEYLRLGLQMGETVFFRPVRIRIFERDEDSAGSAGGISFNLPAIQNKILRSVSQGSN
- the cysW gene encoding sulfate ABC transporter permease subunit CysW — protein: MPIHSTVSHPSPDVLTENVGIRWLLTMLALGFLCLFLVVPLAAVFVQALEKGLSVYWTAITEPDALAAVRLTLFTAAISVPLNLVFGIAASWAIAKFEFRGKSLLNTLIDLPFSVSPVISGMIYALLFGLQGWLGPWLAAHDLKIVFAVPGIILATLFVTFPFVARELVPLMQAQGNEEEEAAIVLGAGGWTVFFRITLPNIIWGVLYGVILCNARAMGEFGAVSVVSGHIRGLTNTVPLHVEILYNEYNFVAAFAVASLLAILALFTLAAKTLLDHKVRQQTEHTSGRIDPWG
- the rfbD gene encoding dTDP-4-dehydrorhamnose reductase: MRHPAKIALVGGRGMLAQAVLKAAPAAYQVHVLSRPEIDITDAGLVFRVLRDLRPDIVINCASYTRVDECEAQAETAMAVNGEGPKNLALAAGETGSTLVHVSSDYVFSGEKDIPYRESDLPGPLSVYGRSKLAGEEGVFNSGLEKYFIVRTGWLYGPGGRNFVETMVRLGKAREELRVVADQQGTPTATRDLARAIFNLLELPADGDNASYGTYHFSNEGTCSWHGFAKTILEEARAAGEPIIARRVVPIDSAEYALPAKRPQYSVLSTDKYRKATGAPVPHWRESLAFYFRKERK
- the cysT gene encoding sulfate ABC transporter permease subunit CysT, with translation MSFFKRKHSVIPGFGVTMGFTLLYLTLIVLLPLSGLLLKTVHLTWGEFWATASSARVLASFRLTFGAAFLAALLNAFFGLLVAWVLVRYPLPGKRVVDALVDLPFALPTAVAGITLAGLYSSHGWIGRFLEPLGLKVAYTPLGIVIALTFIGLPFVVRTVQPVLEDLEPELEEAAACLGANRWQTFSRIIWPSIAPALLSGFALAYARAIGEYGSVIFIAGNVPMISEIMPLLIITKLEQYDYAGASAIATVMLTSSFLILLCINLIQWYSRRRCGG
- a CDS encoding sulfate ABC transporter substrate-binding protein, whose protein sequence is MKSRNWFGIFAFALIFGLYLSHAGWAEEIKLLNVSYDPTRELYQEYNVAFAQYWKEKTGNIVTVRQSHGGAGKQARAVIDGLEADVVTLALAYDIDAIAKKTGFLPSDWQKRLPHNSSPYTSTIVFLVRKGNPKKIVDWNDLVRPGVSVITPNPKTSGGARWNYLAAWGYALKKYKNDEKNARAFVTRLYRNVPILDSGARGATTTFVRRGMGDVLLAWENEAFLAVNELGPDKFEIIVPSVSILAEPPVALMDKVVAKHGTKEVAKAYLDYLFSPVGQKLAARHYYRPALPQHADVHDLQRFPKVDLFTIDELFNGWQAAQKLHFDDGGVFDQIYGAAL
- the rfbB gene encoding dTDP-glucose 4,6-dehydratase — protein: MEKILVTGGCGFIGSNFIRLTLAAFPEAQIINLDKLTYAGNAHNLTDVASDPRYCFYNGDICDAELVDKIFCDEGINTVVHFAAESHVDRSISSPAAFIQTNVVGTFTLLEAARKAWSGKGEKCRFLHVSTDEVYGSLGEAGLFSELTPYDPRSPYSASKASSDHLVRAYHHTYDLPVLITNCSNNYGPYQFPEKLIPLMINNASHGKELPVYGDGGNIRDWLFVGDHCEALLTVLKRGMIGRTYNIGGDCEKLNIEVVRRICDLIDEMAGPLPSGKRRQDLIRFVEDRFGHDRRYAIDAGRIKSELGWEPSVTFDEGLRMTVKWYLDNRSWYKAILNGSCGPNSEQLFAAL